The stretch of DNA TGGATAGCGAGACGAGGGTTCTCGTCCAGGGCATAACAGGCAGGGAGGGCTCCTTCCACGCCAAGGCCATGCTTGAGTACGGCACCAAAGTGGTTGCCGGCGTGACCCCCGGGAAGGGTGGCAGCGAGGTCCACGGCGTCCCGGTGTACGATAGTGTGAAGGAGGCTCTGGCCGAGCACCCGGAGATAAACACGAGCATAGTATTCGTCCCAGCACCCTTCGCGCCGGACGCAGTCTACGAGGCGGTGGACGCGGGGATAAGGCTTGTGGTGGTGATAACCGAGGGCATTCCAGTCCACGACACCATGAGGTTCGTGAACTACGCCAGGCAGAAGGGGGCCACCATCATAGGGCCGAACTGCCCCGGAGCCATAACCCCGGGCCAGGCCAAGGTGGGCATCATGCCGGGCCACATTTTCAAGGAGGGCGGTGTGGCCGTGGTCAGCAGGAGCGGGACCCTGACCTACGAGATAAGCTACATGCTGACAAGGCAGGGGATAGGCCAGTCCACGGTTATAGGGATAGGCGGCGACCCCATAGTAGGGCTGAGCTTCACAGAGGCCCTCAAGCTCTTCCAGGAGGACCCGCAGACGGAGGCCCTCGTGCTCATAGGCGAGATAGGCGGCGACATGGAGGAGAGGGCTGCGGAGATGATAAAGAAGGGGGAGTTCACCAAGCCCGTGATAGCCTACATAGCAGGGAGGACCGCCCCGCCGGAGAAGAGGATGGGCCACGCCGGGGCGATAATAATGATGGGCACGGGGACCTACGAGGGCAAGGTTAAGGCGCTTAGGGAGGCCGGCGTGGAGGTGGCGGAGACGCCCTTCGAGGTGCCGGAGCTGGTTAGGAAGGCTCTGAGGAGGTAGCGGGAGGCCGAGGTCCTCACCCGCCTACCCCCTCCCCCTTCTCCTCCTGCTCTGCAGCTCCTCCCCAGTCCCCCTTGCTATAACCTCGTAGAGGACAGCCCTCTTACCCTCCCCGGGCCTGAGGAGGCGGCCAAGCCTCTGTATGAACTGCCTCCTACTTCCTGTCCCCGAGACGAGTATGCCGACGTTTGCGTCGGGTATGTCGAGGCCCTCGTCCCCGACAGTGGTCACCACCAGTGCTCCAGCCTTTAGGGCCCTGAACTTGGCTAGGGTCGCCTCCCTCACCCTCCTCTCCAGCCCGCCGTGGAGGAGGAGCGCGCCTGTCCGCCTGGCTATCTCCTCGGCCTGCCTCCTGTACTGGGTGAACACTATCACCTTCGAGCCCCGGGAGAGCTCCTCCCTCACCAGCTTCTCGACAGCCCTGATCTTCGACTCGCTCAGCTGGACTATCTCCTTCATCCTCGTGTTCACCCTTATAGCCTCGATGGCTGTGGGGTCTCCCCTCCTCGCGTCCTCGAGTATCTTCTCGAAGCTCCTCCCCCGGGCCAGGATCCTGTACTTCCTCTTCAGGTCCTCGTAGAGCCTCTTCTCCTCCTCCTCCAGCTCCACCTTCACCCTCCTTATAACGAAGGGGGCTAGGTAGCCCTTCCTGGTCAGCTCGCCGGGGCTGCTGCTATACACAACACCGCCCACCAGGCTGTAGACCTCCTCGTGCCTCCCGTCCTCCCGCTCTATGGTGGCGGAGAGGCCCATCCTGTAGGGGGCTGGGCTGGCTGAGGCTATCCTCTTGAACTTGTCAGCGGGGATGTGGTGGGCCTCGTCGAACACTAGGAAGGGGAAGAGGGGGGCTAGCCTGTCTATGTGGCGGTACGCAGTCTGGTACGTGGTGACCGTTATCGGGGCTAGCCTCTTCTCCTCCCCGTAGTACGCCCCCACCAGGCTGTGGGCGTCTGTGAACCTCCTGAAGGCGTCTATCCACTGGCGGACGTGGTCCCTGGTGTAGACGACTATGAGGCTCCACACCCCAGCCCAGGCCACAGCGGCTATGGCCACTACAGTCTTCCCCGCCCCCGTGGGCAGCACTATAACCCCCCGACCCCCCGCCTTCCTCCACGCCTCCAGAGCCTCCTCCTGGTAGTCCCTGAGCTCGCCTGTGAAGCGTACGGGCCGGGGGAGGCTGCGGGAGGAGGGGGGGAAGACCCTGTCCTCGACCTTGAGCCCCCTCCTCTCGAACGCCTCCCTGAGGCGGGGGTACATTATGGGCGGCGCCCTGTAGGCCCTCGCCTCCCTGTCGTAGGGGAGGCTCAGCCCCTCCTCCTCCAGTATGGGCTTGAGCATGACCCTGCTGCTTATGTAGACCCAGCCGCCCCTCAGCTCCAGGACGACCCGGAGGGCCTCTTCGGCAGCCCTCTTGAGCGCCTCTAGATCCTCCTCCACCGCCACGCCCAGGTCCTCGAGGGACGCGATAGCGTCCCAGAGTGTGAGGCCGTTACCCCTCAGCCTCTCAGGGTCTATCCTGAAGAGCCCGTATCCCCTGTCCCTCCCGAGGTAGCGGGCGTAGCGCGAGATCTCCCCGAAGACTTCGTCGCTCAGCCACCCTCTAACCCTGAAGGTCAGCCTCCAAGGCCCCAGCTCCCTCTCCACCCTCTAATCACCCCTGAGGCGACGGCGGCGCCGGCTCCAGCCCCTCAACACTCCACCCCTCCGGCTCGACCCCAAGCTTCTCAAGCGCCTTCTTGACCCTATAGGGCGGGTCTAGCGGTATTACTATCTCAACGCACCCCCTGTCCAGCGCGACCTTCGAGACCTCCGGCCAGTCAGCCGCCTTGAGGAGCCTGGGGCCCCACTCGTCGCCGCAGCCCCTAAGGACTAGGGCGGCCGCCGAGTAGCACTCGTCCTCCATGCTCCAGGATACGTGGTAGAAGACCTGTAGGCCGCCGGCGCTCGAGAGGCGTATGAGGGCCTCGTCCACCCCCATCTTCTCCAGGGCGGCGACGACGGCGTGCAGCTCCTCCTCGCCAGCATCTACCAGGGGGAGGCCGTCCTCGATACAGGGCCCGGCTTGATGCGTGGGTTCCAGCTCAACCCCGCCCCCCGCGGGTCGCCGCTTAACACTCGCCTCATCGCCGGGCCCCCGCTCCATCTCGCCTCCTCTGTATAGGTTTATGGATCCCCGGGGGTGTTAAGGCTTGGCCACCGCCACACGGGTTTTGCGGCCCTCGTCCACACGATGTTATAGGGGCGCTACAGTTCAACGCGGCATAAAGCGTCTGCCCCCTTATATCCCCCGTAGTCCCCGTGATTGTCTCATGGGGTGCTGGACTATTACGCCTGCTAGGGGCCCGGCGGCGTGCCCCCCGGTGGAGGCGCCGCAGGGGGAGGCCAGGTATAGGGCGGCGCTTATACTGAGGTCTGCCAGGAGGTTCATGACTCTGAGGGAGCTCTCCGAGGTCCTCGGGCTCCCCGTCTCGGCTGTGTCTAGGTACTCGAACCTGAAGCTCCTCCCCAGCGTGGAGAGCGCTAGGAGGATAATTGAGGGGTTGCTCTCCAGGCCGGTCCTCTCGAGCATACTTATGAAGAGGATAACTGCCTCGAGGACGGGGCGGGAGGCCACGGTCTACGATATCTCCTCGGCGGCGGGGGACCCCGATATACTACACCTTGTTGGGGAGTACGTGTGCGCGAGGTCTAGGGGCCTCTTCGACGCGATAGTAGCCCCGGAGGTGGGCGGGGTGACGTTCGCCACCGCGGTGGCCATGGTGTCGAGGAAGCCCCTCGCGATAGCCAGGAGAAGCAGGATGGGGTGGGAGAGGTTCGTGGAGATACCCGTCTACAGGGACCCGGCGACGGTGGAGTACTACTATCTAAACCTGGACTACCTCAGGGGTGTGGAGGCCGCGATTATAGTGGACGACTTCGGCGTCAGGGGCGCCACCCTAGCCGGGTTCGTCGAAGCCCTAGAGGGCCACGGCATTGAGGTGAAGGGTGTCTACCTGATGGTCGGTGTGGGGGGAGACTGGAGGAAGGCCCACCCGGCCGCGGAGGCCATACTCGAGATAGGGCTATAGCATGGCCGGTGAGGGCGGCGTCAGTGAGGTCACCACTCGCCATCCCCCCGCGGGGCCGCGGGGGCCCTGGGGGGTGCTGCACTCGGCAAAGACATCATCCTGCCCCGTGTATATGGCTAGGAGGGGGCCCGGGGTATAAGGGTTGGCCCCCTGCTACCCTAGGAGCTGGTCCACGATCTTCTGGGGGTCGAAGGGCCTGAGGTCCTCGTACCTCTGGCCCGTGCCTATGTAGAGTATGGGCTTCCTTATGGCGTGGGCCACGGAGACTAGGGTGCCGCCCTTTGGGTCGGCGTCCACCTTGGTCACTATAACCCCGTCCACCCCGACAGCCTCGTCGAAGAGCCTCGCCTGCTCGACAGCGTCGTTACCGGTGAGGGAGTCGACCACGAGTATCTTGTAGTCGGGCTTCACAACCCGGACTATCTTCCTCAGCTCCTCAACCAGGTTGCTGTCGACGTGCATCCTGCCGGCTGTGTCCACGAGGACGGCGCAGAAGCCCCTTGACTCCGCATGCTTTACAGCGTCATATGCCACACTCGCCGGGTCGCCGCCGTATCGGCCCCGGACTATGGGGACGCCCAGCTTCTCCGCGTGGACGGCGAGCTGCTCCTGGGCGCCCGCCCTGAAGGTGTCGGCCGCGGCTATCACCGGCGTAACCCCGGCCTTCCTCAGCATGTACGCCACCTTCGCTATAGTCGTCGTCTTCCCCGTCCCGTTGACGCCCAGGAACAGTATGACCAGGGGCCTCCCGCCGCAGCGCCGCCTAGCCTCGGCTGCGAGGTCAGGCCTCGGCCCCGGGTCGAGCAGCGTTAGCAGCGCCTTCCTGAGGGCATCCCTGACAACCTTCTCCACGGGCTCGCCCCGCCTCACCCTGTAGCCCGTGAGCCCCTCCTTGACGCCCGCCACTATCGACTCCGCCGCCTCGAGGGCTACGTCGGACTCGACCAGGTCTATGAGGATATCGTCCAGCACCGGCTCGAGGTCCTCAGGCTTCAGCTCCTTGTAGGCGAGAGTGTCCACTATCCCCCGGGCTATGTGCTCTGAGGCCCTGTTTAGAGCCTCCCTAAGCCTCCCAAACAACCTCCTCGACACACCTCCGGATAACGTGTTCTAGGTAGGAGTGGGGGCGCGGGGTCCTGTGGCTGGGGACGGGGGAGGCTGGGGGCCCCCGGGTTTAGGAGCCCTGCTTCTGCTGCTGCCCCGCCTGCTGGGCGGCCTGGCCTGCGGTGAGGGCTTGAAGCAGCTGTAGGTACTGGTCGTGGGTCCTCGAGAGCTTGTCCAGCTCCTGCTTCAGCGTCTCTAGACTCCTTTTGAGGGCGTCCTCCTTCTTGGCCAGTATCTCGGTGGCCTTTGCCGTGTCGAGCTTGGCGTAGACGTTGAGGCCCAGGTGTACAATCGCCTTGCCCGGCTCCAGCAGCCTGGCCTTAAGTATCGTGTTGAGCTCGGGGTCACCGGGGAACAGGGTTTCCCCGTCCTGGCCGGCGGCCTTCTCCACGGTCTCCTTCGCCGCCTGCACGCTCCTGAGCCTGAGCTCGAGCTGGGCTAGGACGCCCTGGAGCTCGGCTATCTGGTCCCTTATCATCTGGAGCTGGGCGGCTATCTCCTCGGGGCTGGGCATCTGCTGCGCCACCATGTTCACCCCGTCTTGACGAAGCGCTCCAGCGAGGCCAGCCTTATTATGTTGAGGTCCTCAACCTCCCCGGGGTCCACCTCCTCCACGCTCCTAATCCTGATGTGCTTCCTCCTCAGCTTGTGCCTGCTCCCCAGGTCGGAGTAGACCTTCTCCAGTGCGTGCTCCCGCTTCAGAGCCCTAACATAGACCTCGAACTTCCTCCACTCCGGGTACCTGTCGTGGGATATGAGCATCTCACCCTTAACCCTATACACCTTAACCTCGCTCACTTCACTCCACCTCCGAGGGCCACCTGTATACGCGCTATCTCGGGGCCCGTTGTATCCTCTCCAACCAGGGCCCCATAACTGTTCGCAACCAGGCCGGTCCTAACGAACTCGACCCCGAAGTTTATGGTGCCGGCCTCGAACGGCACCTTAAAAACGTCTGAGAGGAACTTGAGCTCCTCCTCGCTAGCGTCCGGGTGGGCCAGGCCTCCCCTGTTGGTCACCACTATAGCCGAGCCCACGGTGTAAACCCCCGCCACCGAGCCCTCGACAACCTCGACCCCCAGCGTGTCCGAGACGGTCTTCAAAGCCTCCTTCTCGAGCCCGGGCGAGGCTAGGCAGGCCCTGTCGTTGCAGACGATAACGTTACCGAGGGCGTTGCTCCTAGTGGGGACTATACCCACCTCAACACCCTCCAGCGCCTTCCTAACCAGCTCAACCTCCCTGTCAACACCCTCTGGCAGGAGGATCCCCCTGCTGTTGCCCGTGGTCAGCACGCCCACCAGCCTCATACCGAGAACCCTGAGCCTCACAACCCGCTCCATAGCCACCCCGAGGACCTCGGAGATAGTCCTGACATCGTCCGCCCCAATGTCGTCCGGGGCTAGCACGTAGGAGTCGGAGGCGGTTAGGTACACGCCTATATTAGGGTTGCCATAGAGGCTCAGCTTCTCCACGGTAAAGCTGCCGCCATTGCTCATCAACAACCACCTTCACACCAGCCATAGCGTTAACACGCTGGGGGCGGGGTTCCACCTGTGGCCCGGCATAGGCGTTGTAGGCGCCTGGGGGTTCAGCCCTTGTACCTGCCGGGCCTGAGCTTCCTGCCCGCCAGCCTTACTACCGCCTTCCTTATCCTCTCCCCACCCTCCTCCGGCTCCTCCTCTCTTATAGAGACTATTATCTTGACCCTCGCCGGCGGCTTCTCCCTACTCCTGCTCCAGATGTAGTTGTTCAGCTCGTTGTCGATGACGACCTCGTCCGCCTTGGTGTGGCGCCTGACGAACTCCCTCACCATCCTCACAGCCCTTATGGCCCTCCTAGTCCTCCTACCCCAGTATACGCGGCGGAGGTTTACCACGTAAACCCAAGTCCCCTCGCTGGGCACCACTCACCCACCCCCGGGCTAGACCTTCAGCTTGCTCCTCCTCCAGTGCCTCCTCAGGAGGTTGAACCTTATCCTCCTACTCGTCCTTATGACCACCCAGACGGGTATGGCCCTGTTTGACTTGAGGGCTCTGGCGAGCCTGAGCTTCCTGCCCAGAGGCTTGTTCCTAGCCATGCACCACCCCCTCCGGGTTAGCCCTAGAGTCCAGCGGTTTTATTCTGCCAGCTACTTCCTCTTTATCCTTATCTCGAAGTCTCTCCTAGTGCTCCTGTCCAGCTCGAGGAGTATCTGGACCAGCGTGTCGTCGTCCACCGGCGGCGTTATCCTGCCGGTCTGCACTAGCTGTATCACCGCGTTCTCCGCGGCCTCAGCTATCTCGGGCCTCACGAGCCTCAGGTTGGCTAGCCTCTCCCTCGCCTTGCTGGTTAGGAGGCGTCTCAGTATCGCGTCCTTCTGGGCCCTCAGCCTCGCCTGCTCCTCCTCTCTCCTCCTCTCCTCCTCGAGCCTGCGCTGGAGCTCCAGCATCTTCCTCCTCCTTATCTCCTCAAGCTCATCGTCGTACTCGTAGGACAACCCTACCTACACCTCCAGGGTTACATCCAGGATTGTGGGTTGACTTAGGGGCCTATTAATATGAGGATGAGGAGGTCTAGAGGTACCTCTCCAGCTCGGGCCTGGTCTTGACGAGCTCCTCCATTATCTCCCTGGCGGTGGTGTCGAGGAGGCTTCTCCCAGCGGGCGATATAGTCCTCCCCCTCCCGGGCACCTTCACCACGAGCCCTGCCTCCTCGAGCTGCTGGAGTATCTTGCGGGGCACGCTCCCCCCGGCCTTCCTGAAGTGCTCTGGCGCCGACCCCCTGTTCTGCCTGCCCCCGTATATGGTTCGGAACGTCTCTATCCCTATCGGCTCGGGGCTCTTGTAGAGCTTCCTCAGTATGCTGGCGGCCCTTACGTACCACCAGTCCCTGTCCGTGGGGGGCCTCTCCTTGTGGGGCCCCGTCTTGGCGAAGTAGGCCCAGGCTGGCGGCTTGACCTGGGGGTACTTCTCCTTCAGCTTCCTGGCTACCCTCCTTATCAGGAGGTCTGCAGGCACCTCTAGAGCGTTGACCATTGCGGCTACTCCACCCAGGACCCAAGGAGTCTCCTGCTCGGCCTTTTAACCTTACTGCCGCCCCTCCTGGGCCTGTAGAGTATGAAGGTGTAGCCCCTGACGCCCATGAGCCTGGCGCCGAGGCTGCCTGCAACCCTCCTCGCCAACTCCCTCCTACCGCCCTCCTCCCTCTTGAGGGCGGTCTTCAGCATCTTAACCTTGACAACCTCCTTCTTCTCGAGCCTGGCGTCAATCTCCCTTAGGACCTCCCTGGTGACCCCCGCCTTGCCTATTATCACGTCCGCCCTGCCGTGGTGGGCCCTGCGGACCCTTGTCCTCACGCTCTCCACTATCCCTCCCTCCTGAACCGTATTCCGCGGCCGGCGGGGATATAGGCGCCCCGCCCCGGGGGCCCTTCCTGTAGGGGTACCTGTGTATCCAGCCGCAGCTTAGGCAGGTGACTACCGTGTATGACATGCCCCCCTGGCTCCTGAGCCTGACCCTGGCGGTGAGGCCTGGTATGAGGGGTGTTCTGCAGTTCTTGCAGAAGAGCCTCTTCACCCTCCTGGGCGGCCTGACCCTGGTGGAGGCGGCCAGCTGGAAGAGCTGCTCCGCGACCCTCCTAGCCTCGCCCGTGAGGCCCCTGCGGGCCAGCTCCAGGGCCCAGCGGGCCAGCCTCTCCTCCTCCCTCCTGACTAGGGTGGTGAAGCTCCTCCTACACCTGCTCCGCCGGCTCTTCAACCCTCCTCAACTGCCTCTTGTACATCTCGAGCAGCTCGTGGGTTGTTGTCGCGTCCTCCGGACTCTTGTCGTCCCTCCACCTTATGAACCTGGGGAACCTTATGCTTATCCCCACCCCCGGCCTCACAGTGTTGAGGCAGCAGGTGTGCATTGGTGAGAGGGTGAGCTCGGCGCCCAGTATCTCCGCCACGAGGGCGGGCTCCACCCACACGTCAGGCTCTATCCTCGACTCTACCCTCGGGTGCTTCCTGGGTATGATGTGCTTCTTCAGCATCTCGTTCATCCTGTCCAGCTCCTCGTCCGTGAACCCTGTGGCCACCTTGCAGACGGTGGGGAACACGTCCCTGTCTGGGTCGTAGGCGGCCATGAGCAGGCTGCTGAGCTTCCCGCCCCTCTTCCCCCTGCCGTAGAAGGCGCCCACCACTACGAGGTCCACCGTGTCCATCATCTCGCTCTTGTAATCCCTCTTCAGCTTGACCCACAGCCACCCCCTTACGCCCGCGGTGTAGACTGAGTCCCTGTGGACGGCCTTGACCATGACGCCCTCGGCCCCCTCCTCTATGGCCTTCAGGAAGAAGGTCCACAGCTCCTCGGGGTCGCTGGTCTCGATGGACTCCGCCAGCCTCCAGAGGGGCGTCTCCACAACTATCTCCTTGAGCCTCCTGCGCCTCTCGGGGAGGGGTTTGCTTGTGAGGTCCTCGCCGTCCACGTAGAGGGCGTCGAAGAGGAAGACGGCGACGGGCACCTCCCTCATGACCCTGTGTATGTCGTGCTTCCTCTTCCTCTGCATGAGGACCTGGAAGGGCTGTATCTCATAGTTGTCTGGGTCTACGGCCACTATCTCCCCCTCGACTATAGCCTCCCCGGCTTTGAGGCCCTTCCTCGCCATCTCAACCACGTCGGGGAACATCCTGGTTATGTTCTCAAGCCTCCTCGAGTAGATGTAGACCTCCCCGTCCTTCTTGTGTATCTGCGCCCTCTCCCCATCGTACTTATACTCGACGACAGCCCTGCCCCCCACCTTCCTGAGTATCTCAGCCGGGTCCCTCCCCCTCTCGGCCAGCATCGGCCTTATAGGAACGCCGACCTGGGGCTTCACACCCCTCAGCGCATCAACACCCTCCCTGGCCACGACCTCCGCTATGTAGCCTAGGTCGGCCCTGAGGTTGTAGGCCCTCTCTATAACGGGCCTCGCGTGGGCCCCGCCGCCGAAGGCCATGGCGAGGGCGTCGAGGACGGTCGCGTCCCCAACACCCACCCTCAGCCTCCCCTCCACAAACCTCACAATATACTTCGCCTCCACGGGCTCGGCGTCCGCCAGGAGGCCGGCCAGCAGCCTAAGCTTGATGTCCCTGCTCCCCTCACCCTGCGCCATGGCTATCCTGTACAGCGTGTTGTAAACCCTCCTCACAGTCAGCGCCTCCCCCCCTCCCGCCATGAACGCCTCCAGGGTGACGGCCCTGGCAGCCCGGGAGCGGTACTCCCGCGACAGCCTCTCGGCCACACTCCCCAGGTCGCCTACAGACTTGTAGAGCCTCTCAACCCTCTCCTCAGTGGCCTTGTAAGCCAGGGCTATGGCCTTTACAAGCAGCTTCTCCCCGACACCCAGCTCCGGCAGCCCCTTCCAGTCGGGCCCCAGCTTCCCCTGGATCAGGTACACCACAATACCGATCGCCCCCGGGGGCGTGGACTTGAAGAGCCTTGTGAGGAGGAGGGTGAGCTGCGTCCTAGAGGTTATCCTCTCCATGGAGGCGAAGGCCTCAGCCACGGGCTTGAAAGGCATGTCACCGCCTCCAACACCCCCAGAGCTAGAAGCCAAAACCAGACACCCCACCAACCCACAATAAACATATTAGAACCCCAGGCTTGAATAGGTTGGCATCCCAAGCAGGTACAACTGGGGGCGGTGAGTGCAACCCGGCAAGTCCGAGCGCCGTCACCCCCCGCCTGGGGCAGCTCTGGGCGGGGGATGCTATGAGTGGAAGTCGGGGTTTAACGAGCCCCCCGCCCGGCTCCATGGGCCAAGCGTTATCAACCCCGGTGTGCCCTAGGGTTTCTCACGGGATGAATGGGCCGACATAGTCCGACGGCCCCTCCGGGTGTCTTCCGGTTTTCGCCGGGCTGGATGACGTGGGGTCAATGGAATGACCTCCCCCGCGCCCCTCTGTGGCACTAGTATAGCGTATGACGCTGGCCTCGCCGAGGTCCTCGAGGCCTCCTCCGGGCCCCTATGCAGCCTGCTAGCCAGCCTGGAGAGGCCTCCTCCCAGGCTTTACGTTAGGGTTAACACGCTGAAGGTCGGTGTAGACCGCTACCTGGAGATGCTGAGGGGTGTGGGGCTGGAGTTTAGGGTTGACGAGGATATTCCAGAGGCCATTTGGCACCCTGTGGAGGGGCCCTTCTCCTGGGAGTTCAGGGGGAAGAGGGTTGTCGCCGACAAGGTGGCCAGCGAGAGCGTCCTCATGGGCAGCGACCTCTACGCGCCGGGGGTGGTTTACGCCAGGGGTGTTGAGAGGGGTGACGAGGTTGTTATTGTGGCGCCGAACGGGAGGGTCGTTGGCGGCGGCGTTGCTGTTATGTCGTGGCGAGAGATGAGGAGGGCTGGCAGGGGCCTGGCTGTGAGGGTGACGAAGCCGATATACAGGGCTCCCAGGGTCTCGGAGCTTCCGGGGTTCAGGGAGGGCCTGGTGTACGGTCAGAGCGTCACCTCGATGTACGTGGCCAGGGCTCTCGACCCGAGGCCGGGGTGGGTTGTGGTCGACTTAAACGCCGCCCCCGGGGGGAAGGTTAGCCACGTCGCCCAGCTGGCGGGGAGGGAGGCGGTGATAGTGGCTATAGACAGGCCGAGCAAGGTTGGGAGGCTGAGGGAGACTCTGGAGAGGCTGGGGGCCGGGTGGGTGAGGGTGGTGGGGGGAGATAGCAGGAGGGCCTCCCGCCTCCTACCCGGGCTGGCGGGGAGGGTTGATGCGGTCCTCGTCGACCCTCCGTGCACGAACATAGGCGTCATACCCAAGGTGTTCGACGTCAAGACCCTCAGGGACAGCGCCGCCGCATCCCGCTACCAGTGGATGTTCGTGGAGGAGGCCTGGAGGCTCCTGAGGAGGGGGGGCCTGCTGGCCTACTCCACCTGCACCCTCTCCAGCCTGGAGAACGAGCTTATAGTAGCGAGGGCGGAGGAGCTGGGCTTCAGGCTCACATGGAGCTGGGGGTTGCGGCCGAGCAGGGGGAGGAGGAGCTGGCTGGGGTTCAGGTGGGAGCCGCACAGGGACGGGACGCCCGGCTTCTTCCTCGCGATACTCGAGAAGCCCTAGACAGCCCCCCGGTACCTCAGCCTCACCACCCCCAGCCCCAGCCTGGCGGCCAGCCTCTGGAGGGTGTAGTCGTCTGTCGCCACCGCCACCCTGCAGCCCTGCCAGGCCAGGTCCAGGGCGAGGGCGAGGACCTCGAGGTCCGCCCCGCTGAGCCTCCCCAGGACGCCGGCCCTCCTGGCCTCCTCCCTAGCCCTCTCCAGGGCGCGGGTGCTGGGGGCGAGGACCTCGAGCCTGCCCGTCGATTGGAGCAGCTCCAGCAGCGACCTGCTACCCCGGTCCCTAACCTCCTCCAGGACCCTGGGGGGCGTGGCGAGCCTCCCGGGGAGGGCCGCCGCCTTCCCCGCTATGAATGCGCCGGTGTCGAGGACTATGGCCTCCCTA from Aeropyrum pernix K1 encodes:
- a CDS encoding DEAD/DEAH box helicase, which codes for MERELGPWRLTFRVRGWLSDEVFGEISRYARYLGRDRGYGLFRIDPERLRGNGLTLWDAIASLEDLGVAVEEDLEALKRAAEEALRVVLELRGGWVYISSRVMLKPILEEEGLSLPYDREARAYRAPPIMYPRLREAFERRGLKVEDRVFPPSSRSLPRPVRFTGELRDYQEEALEAWRKAGGRGVIVLPTGAGKTVVAIAAVAWAGVWSLIVVYTRDHVRQWIDAFRRFTDAHSLVGAYYGEEKRLAPITVTTYQTAYRHIDRLAPLFPFLVFDEAHHIPADKFKRIASASPAPYRMGLSATIEREDGRHEEVYSLVGGVVYSSSPGELTRKGYLAPFVIRRVKVELEEEEKRLYEDLKRKYRILARGRSFEKILEDARRGDPTAIEAIRVNTRMKEIVQLSESKIRAVEKLVREELSRGSKVIVFTQYRRQAEEIARRTGALLLHGGLERRVREATLAKFRALKAGALVVTTVGDEGLDIPDANVGILVSGTGSRRQFIQRLGRLLRPGEGKRAVLYEVIARGTGEELQSRRRRGRG
- a CDS encoding 50S ribosomal protein L39e codes for the protein MARNKPLGRKLRLARALKSNRAIPVWVVIRTSRRIRFNLLRRHWRRSKLKV
- the rpl18a gene encoding 50S ribosomal protein L18Ae, with protein sequence MSEVKVYRVKGEMLISHDRYPEWRKFEVYVRALKREHALEKVYSDLGSRHKLRRKHIRIRSVEEVDPGEVEDLNIIRLASLERFVKTG
- the sucD gene encoding succinate--CoA ligase subunit alpha, whose protein sequence is MAVLVDSETRVLVQGITGREGSFHAKAMLEYGTKVVAGVTPGKGGSEVHGVPVYDSVKEALAEHPEINTSIVFVPAPFAPDAVYEAVDAGIRLVVVITEGIPVHDTMRFVNYARQKGATIIGPNCPGAITPGQAKVGIMPGHIFKEGGVAVVSRSGTLTYEISYMLTRQGIGQSTVIGIGGDPIVGLSFTEALKLFQEDPQTEALVLIGEIGGDMEERAAEMIKKGEFTKPVIAYIAGRTAPPEKRMGHAGAIIMMGTGTYEGKVKALREAGVEVAETPFEVPELVRKALRR
- a CDS encoding prefoldin subunit alpha family protein, which encodes MAQQMPSPEEIAAQLQMIRDQIAELQGVLAQLELRLRSVQAAKETVEKAAGQDGETLFPGDPELNTILKARLLEPGKAIVHLGLNVYAKLDTAKATEILAKKEDALKRSLETLKQELDKLSRTHDQYLQLLQALTAGQAAQQAGQQQKQGS
- a CDS encoding DNA-binding protein — translated: MSYEYDDELEEIRRRKMLELQRRLEEERRREEEQARLRAQKDAILRRLLTSKARERLANLRLVRPEIAEAAENAVIQLVQTGRITPPVDDDTLVQILLELDRSTRRDFEIRIKRK
- a CDS encoding translation initiation factor IF-6; this encodes MSNGGSFTVEKLSLYGNPNIGVYLTASDSYVLAPDDIGADDVRTISEVLGVAMERVVRLRVLGMRLVGVLTTGNSRGILLPEGVDREVELVRKALEGVEVGIVPTRSNALGNVIVCNDRACLASPGLEKEALKTVSDTLGVEVVEGSVAGVYTVGSAIVVTNRGGLAHPDASEEELKFLSDVFKVPFEAGTINFGVEFVRTGLVANSYGALVGEDTTGPEIARIQVALGGGVK
- a CDS encoding 50S ribosomal protein L31e — protein: MPSEGTWVYVVNLRRVYWGRRTRRAIRAVRMVREFVRRHTKADEVVIDNELNNYIWSRSREKPPARVKIIVSIREEEPEEGGERIRKAVVRLAGRKLRPGRYKG
- a CDS encoding ribonuclease P protein component 4 encodes the protein MKSRRSRCRRSFTTLVRREEERLARWALELARRGLTGEARRVAEQLFQLAASTRVRPPRRVKRLFCKNCRTPLIPGLTARVRLRSQGGMSYTVVTCLSCGWIHRYPYRKGPRGGAPISPPAAEYGSGGRDSGEREDKGPQGPPRQGGRDNRQGGGHQGGPKGD
- a CDS encoding 30S ribosomal protein S19e, with product MVNALEVPADLLIRRVARKLKEKYPQVKPPAWAYFAKTGPHKERPPTDRDWWYVRAASILRKLYKSPEPIGIETFRTIYGGRQNRGSAPEHFRKAGGSVPRKILQQLEEAGLVVKVPGRGRTISPAGRSLLDTTAREIMEELVKTRPELERYL
- the ftsY gene encoding signal recognition particle-docking protein FtsY, translating into MFGRLREALNRASEHIARGIVDTLAYKELKPEDLEPVLDDILIDLVESDVALEAAESIVAGVKEGLTGYRVRRGEPVEKVVRDALRKALLTLLDPGPRPDLAAEARRRCGGRPLVILFLGVNGTGKTTTIAKVAYMLRKAGVTPVIAAADTFRAGAQEQLAVHAEKLGVPIVRGRYGGDPASVAYDAVKHAESRGFCAVLVDTAGRMHVDSNLVEELRKIVRVVKPDYKILVVDSLTGNDAVEQARLFDEAVGVDGVIVTKVDADPKGGTLVSVAHAIRKPILYIGTGQRYEDLRPFDPQKIVDQLLG
- a CDS encoding YhbY family RNA-binding protein: MIIGKAGVTREVLREIDARLEKKEVVKVKMLKTALKREEGGRRELARRVAGSLGARLMGVRGYTFILYRPRRGGSKVKRPSRRLLGSWVE